Proteins encoded within one genomic window of Comamonas endophytica:
- a CDS encoding response regulator, with protein MRLLLAEDESALADWLVRTLAQSGFQVDWVADGRLVRRALRATRYDALILDLGLPGLAGEEVLLSLREDEDPVPILILTARDTLAQRVATLRAGADDFLAKPFEVEELEARLQALIRRARGREATRFSCGQLVYDTQTRRFECGLEAFMLTPREHALLATLIQARGQPLGRRELLERVFVGDSEVSPEAVEVLIHRLRKRLLPTGTQIATLRGLGYVLEAAP; from the coding sequence ATGCGACTCCTGTTGGCGGAAGACGAATCGGCGCTGGCCGACTGGCTGGTGCGCACCCTGGCGCAAAGCGGATTCCAGGTGGACTGGGTGGCCGACGGCCGGCTGGTGCGCCGCGCGCTGCGGGCCACGCGCTATGACGCGCTGATCCTCGATCTGGGCCTGCCCGGACTAGCGGGCGAGGAGGTACTGCTGAGCCTGCGCGAGGACGAGGACCCGGTGCCGATACTGATCCTCACCGCGCGCGACACGCTGGCGCAGCGCGTGGCGACACTGCGCGCCGGGGCCGACGACTTCCTGGCCAAGCCCTTCGAGGTGGAGGAGCTCGAGGCCCGACTGCAGGCGCTGATCCGCCGGGCCCGGGGCCGCGAGGCCACGCGCTTTTCCTGCGGCCAACTGGTGTACGACACGCAGACGCGGCGCTTCGAATGCGGGCTGGAGGCCTTCATGCTCACGCCGCGCGAGCATGCGCTGCTGGCCACGCTGATCCAGGCGCGCGGGCAGCCGCTGGGCCGGCGCGAGCTGCTCGAGCGCGTGTTCGTGGGCGACAGCGAGGTGTCGCCCGAAGCGGTGGAGGTGCTGATCCACCGGCTGCGCAAGCGGCTGCTGCCCACCGGCACGCAGATCGCCACCCTGCGCGGCCTGGGTTATGTGCTGGAAGCCGCGCCGTGA